From Mytilus edulis chromosome 9, xbMytEdul2.2, whole genome shotgun sequence, the proteins below share one genomic window:
- the LOC139489893 gene encoding carboxylesterase 5A-like, which translates to MGKEIPFNGAKIYRFYGVPYAEQPARFKKPQKIANKRNSTLNAMNPGKLCIQSISDILKQQLQNSELTEDCLYVDIYVPRSLSEHNKKAVVIMIPGDFRTVQTSVYTIFKYLGLYSDAIFVYVSFRVDIFGFLSTGDNIIPGNFGLWDQQMAIEWVNENIHAFGGDSSRITLTGLKIGAIFVGLQVANSLNKDKIHRIVVHSGYPDSKEAIVTDAEEFAQRLAKHSCQATSGDANFTSQQIYDCLVTKPATELLDAVNSIYPTSKSLKFAVGPVIDNDFILETANFNAILPVDVLSLCVSAEGMIKFKTFVSEIENEYNINVNEGVPKAVLCNKIVTHIVSLFFENRQDLKDLICNFYTKNDSLEQSRDAVRLIGDILYYSPIINMLNIHDLTNTENSRFLGLFSVVNPLDDPAQSLWNMVPSPGTTTMYLSLKDVIIDYGFSFRAEETNLGDTFMKYWSNFVGHGNPNPCPADESLNIWPLYDIRNQYYMHFSSNFSIHQEHSLYKDRMQFWMETVPDFLGIPRTNLTSTSGRMPVTSTHCPQQISTVTDMTIKKITRETSETITETSTESINNHINILKSDLRILLIVPFILIVICV; encoded by the exons ATGGGTAAGGAAATACCATTCAATGGAGCGAAAATCTATCGATTTTATGGAGTTCCGTACGCAGAGCAGCCTGCAAGGTTCAAGAAACCACAAAAAATAGCTAATAAACGGAACTCAACATTGAATGCAATGAACCCAGGAAAACTATGTATTCAGTCTATTTCCGACATATTGAAACAACAGCTTCAAAACTCAGAACTCACCGAGGACTGTTTATACGTTGATATTTATGTCCCAAGATCTTTATCAGAACACAACAAAAAGGCCGTTGTCATAATGATACCAGGAGATTTCCGAACAGTACAAACATcagtttatacaatttttaaatactTAGGGTTATATAGTGATGCTATATTTGTGTATGTTTCTTTCAGAGTTGATATATTTGGTTTTTTATCGACTGGAGATAACATCATTCCTGGGAATTTTGGTCTTTGGGATCAACAAATGGCTATAGAATGGGTCAATGAAAACATCCATGCTTTTGGTGGTGACTCCTCCCGAATTACATTGACTGGGCTTAAAATCGGTGCTATATTTGTCGGGTTACAGGTAGCAAATTCTTTAAACAAGGACAAAATCCATCGTATTGTTGTTCATTCGGGTTACCCGGATTCAAAGGAAGCTATTGTCACAGATGCTGAAGAATTTGCCCAAAGGCTAGCAAAACACTCTTGTCAAGCTACGTCTGGAGATGCTAATTTTACTTCACAACAAATTTACGATTGTCTTGTAACAAAACCAGCTACAGAACTTCTAGATGCAGTAAATAGCATTTATCCAACATCgaaatcattaaaatttgctgttggTCCTGTTATAGATAACGATTTCATTTTAGAAACAGCAAATTTTAACGCCATTCTCCCCGTGGATGTTTTAAGTCTGTGTGTTTCAGCCGAAGGAATGATAAAGTTCAAGACCTTCGTctctgaaattgaaaatgaatacaaCATAAATGTCAACGAAGGTGTTCCAAAAGCTGTGCTTTGTAACAAAATAGTTACACACATTGTTAGTCTATTCTTTGAAAATAGACAAGACCTTAAAGATCTAATTtgcaatttttatacaaaaaatgattCCCTGGAACAAAGCAGGGATGCTGTTAGACTGATCGGAGATATCTTGTATTATTCGCCTATCATAAATATGCTGAACATCCATGACTTGACAAATACTGAAAACAGCCGATTTTTAGGATTGTTTTCCGTTGTCAACCCTTTGGACGATCCTGCGCAAAGTTTGTGGAACATGGTACCCTCGCCGGGTACAACTACTATGTATTTATCATTGAAAGATGTCATCATAGACTATGGATTCTCCTTCAGGGCAGAAGAAACAAATCTGGGAGATACATTCATGAAGTACTGGAGTAATTTTGTTGGTCATGG AAACCCTAATCCTTGTCCTGCAGACGAGTCCTTAAATATCTGGCCTTTATATGATATCAGAAACCAGTACTACATGCATTTTAGTAGCAACTTCAGCATACACCAAGAGCACAGTTTGTATAAAGACCGCATGCAGTTTTGGATGGAGACTGTTCCAGATTTTCTTGGCATCCCTCGTACAAATTTGACATCAACGTCAGGACGGATGCCAGTTACTTCCACTCATTGCCCTCAACAAATCAGCACTGTGACAGACATGACCATCAAGAAGATAACAAGAGAAACAAGTGAAACCATCACTGAAACCAGCACAGAAAGCATTAACAATCACATTAACATTTTAAAGTCTGACCTTCGTATACTGTTAATCGTTCCCTTTATCCTTATTGTTATTTGCGTCTAA
- the LOC139487962 gene encoding bile salt-activated lipase-like translates to MFFRVVFLVVLYPMLSKSQSSTNTLVVTTTAGSVEGVSMSINNMFLQSFYGIPYAEPPERFKKPTPVKSWVGTKDCTQPGGKICSQAIIQELAGFLPSTDVSEDCLLLDIFVPVSNAKVNTKKAVVIWFAGDNFEFGQRGLIPTSDLVMYGDVINVVVAFRLGVFGFLSTGDSVIPGNFGLWDQKMAIEWIKANINAFGGDSDQITLAGFGAGAVSATLQAHHKLNDGNFQRLLIYSDVSHLYGNVVGENFGFIMNIARALTRGLCPSNSKLLLQSKEIYDCLTSKTEAELISETKTAVATANGFSKLKLEFDFRPVFDNDFIKDLYFTEILPVDLLTTVSENEHALKVYEQLIPYQTQYSFDINKNIPRSVLCDVVVPTIADSHLPTKNKEKIINNICTRYTSSDETEQSRNVLRLIGDFYNYVPISELMYDHADYHLGENNYFCLWSQKSPLDDVLTSLTWMEGTVQNDALVYLLGIKSYQTIDPAAISDELIAFAESTIQMYSNFIKTGNPNSNAQIWPPYNADDEEYIQMKLQPTTGSFLFEDRMYYWLYEEYLYPSPLPTDSIVQPVQPVKTTVLSTKATSKTTSTKTTTTSTPSKQLPKTTKQPLVLPKLDATTISPDPVNASVMIRFSLVMGILLIIQIVLLYKS, encoded by the exons ATGTTTTTTCGAGTTGTGTTTTTGGTTGTGTTGTATCCAATGTTGTCTAAAAGTCAATCAAGCACGAATACTCTGGTTGTTACAACAACAGCGGGGAGTGTAGAAGGAGTGTCCATGTCTATAAATAACATGTTTCTTCAAAGTTTCTATGGAATTCCTTATGCTGAACCACCAGAAAGATTCAAGAAACCAACACCAGTAAAATCTTGGGTAGGTACAAAAGACTGCACACAACCAGGAGGAAAAATATGCAGCCAAGCTATAATTCAAGAGTTAGCAGGCTTTCTTCCAAGTACAGATGTCAGTGAAGACTGTCTTTTACTAGATATATTCGTTCCGGTATCAAATGCAAAAGTGAACACAAAAAAAGCAGTAGTTATTTGGTTTGCAGGAGACAACTTCGAGTTTGGCCAGAGAGGACTTATACCTACGTCAGATTTGGTTATGTACGGAGACGTGATTAACGTAGTTGTAGCGTTTCGATTAGGTGTTTTTGGATTCCTTTCAACTGGTGATTCTGTTATTCCTGGAAACTTTGGATTATGGGACCAGAAAATGGCAATAGAATGGATAAAAGCAAATATAAATGCCTTTGGGGGCGATTCTGATCAAATCACACTTGCAGGTTTCGGTGCCGGTGCAGTATCTGCCACTCTACAAGCACATCATAAATTAAATGACGGAAACTTTCAAAGACTTTTGATTTATTCTGATGTTTCTCATTTGTATGGAAATGTCGTTGGGGAAAACTTTGGCTTCATAATGAACATTGCGAGAGCTTTAACAAGAGGGTTATGTCCAAGCAATTCAAAATTGTTGTTGCAATCAAAGGAAATTTATGACTGTTTAACTTCTAAAACTGAAGCAGAATTAATCAGTGAGACAAAAACAGCAGTGGCTACCGCGAATGGGTTTTCTAAATTGAAACTTGAATTTGATTTTCGACCAGTTTTTGATAACGATTTTATCAAAGACCTTTACTTTACAGAGATCCTACCCGTTGATCTATTGACAACAGTATCTGAAAACGAACATGCACTTAAGGTTTACGAACAACTAATTCCTTATCAAACACAATACAGTTTTGACATAAATAAGAACATTCCGAGATCCGTTCTTTGCGATGTTGTTGTCCCAACCATTGCTGACTCTCACTTGCCAACAAAAAATAAAGAGaagataataaataatatatgcaCTAGATACACCTCAAGTGACGAAACAGAGCAAAGTCGTAATGTTCTAAGATTAATTGGAGATTTTTATAATTATGTACCAATTTCGGAGCTGATGTACGATCATGCCGACTATCATCTCggagaaaataattatttttgccTCTGGTCTCAAAAATCGCCGCTGGATGACGTACTAACAAGTTTGACCTGGATGGAAGGAACAGTTCAAAATGATGCTCTTGTATATTTACTAGGAATTAAATCTTATCAAACGATTGATCCAGCTGCTATTTCCGACGAACTTATCGCATTCGCAGAATCCACTATACAAATGTACAGTAACTTCATCAAAACAGG AAACCCAAATTCTAACGCACAAATATGGCCACCATACAATGCAGACGATGAAGAATATATCCAAATGAAGCTACAGCCAACAACAGGTTCTTTTCTGTTCGAGGACAGGATGTATTACTGGCTTTATGAAGAATATCTATATCCTTCACCGTTACCAACCGATTCAATCGTACAACCAGTACAACCAGTAAAAACGACAGTACTATCTACAAAAGCAACATCAAAAACAAcgtcaacaaaaacaacaacgaCATCAACACCATCAAAACAACTACCAAAAACTACAAAACAACCACTTGTTCTTCCAAAATTAGATGCGACAACCATCTCACCGGACCCTGTAAATGCATCGGTTATGATTAGATTCAGTCTGGTAATGGGTATTCTGTTGATAATCCAGATAGTTCTATTGTATAAGTCCTGA